From the Lysobacter soyae genome, the window GCAACAACGCACGGCGCTGGCGGCGTTGGCTGCGCAATTGGATGATGCGGAAAAGAACTATCAACGGCTCGCGGCGCTCGGGCAGCAACAGCTGATTGCGCGTGCCACCGTCGACGCGCAGAAAGCGTCGCGGGATGCGCTGCGCGCGCAAGCCGCCACGATTCGCGCCAATCTTTCCGATCGTGTCATCCGCGCGCCGTTTGCCGGGGTCGCCGGGATTCGCGAAGTGAGCCCCGGTGCCTTGGTGACACCCGGAACCGTTATCACCACTTTGGATGATCTGTCTTCGGTCTATGTCGATTTCCCGGTGCCGGAAACCGAGTTGGCCGATGTGGGTCCAGGCCAAGCGATCGTCGGGACAGCCGCGAGTTGGGCGGATCGTCGTTTTGACGGTCGCGTGAGTGTGGTGGCCCCGCGCTTGGATGCCGCCTCGCGTGCAGCCACGGTGCGCGGCAATTTTCCGAATGCCGACCGCGCGTTGAAGCCGGGCATGCTGGTGGAAGTGCAAGTCGAACGCGGTGAGCGTCCGGCCATCGTTGTGCCGGAAATTGCGGTTTTGCAAGTCGGCGATGAAACCTATGTGTGGAAAGTCGTCAACGGTGCCGTGGTCAAGGCGCCGATTGTCGTCGGCGGCCGCGTACCCGGCAAAGTGCAGGTCAAGGAAGGCATCGTCGCGGGTGACAAGATCGTCGTCGAAGGCGTGGGCAAGCTCAAAGCCGGCGCCAAAGTGCGCGAGGCGGGCAAGCCTGCCGACGACGACAAGGCGCCCTGATCAATGAAGATTTCCGAACTCTCCATCAAACGACCCGTGTTGGCCGTGGTGATGAGCATGTTGCTCATCGTGCTCGGCGTCATGTCGTTTACGCGGCTGACCTTGCGGGAGTTGCCCGCGATCGATCCGCCCATCGTCTCGGTGCAAGTGTCGTATCCGGGTGCATCGGCAAGCGTGGTCGAATCGCGCATCACGCAATCCTTGGAAGATGCGTTGGCGGGGATCGAAGGCATCAATACGATCGAATCGAGCAGCCAGAACGGCAGCTCGCGCATCAGTATCGAATTCCTCGCCTCGCGTGATATTGAAGGTGCGGCAAATGACGTGCGCAATGCGGTGAGCCGCGTGGCCGACCGCATGCCCGACGAAGCGGAAGCACCCGAAATCTCCAAAGTCGAAAGCGATTCGGACCCCATCATCTGGTTGAACA encodes:
- a CDS encoding efflux RND transporter periplasmic adaptor subunit; translated protein: MQTMSRKFPRRAFIFLSLVALSLPLVSCKKSGSDGAAKREDAPIGVVTEVVRETPWQDTLKALGTVKARESVSVTSKVSEVVSAVHFESGQSLGRGAPLVTLTGEQQRTALAALAAQLDDAEKNYQRLAALGQQQLIARATVDAQKASRDALRAQAATIRANLSDRVIRAPFAGVAGIREVSPGALVTPGTVITTLDDLSSVYVDFPVPETELADVGPGQAIVGTAASWADRRFDGRVSVVAPRLDAASRAATVRGNFPNADRALKPGMLVEVQVERGERPAIVVPEIAVLQVGDETYVWKVVNGAVVKAPIVVGGRVPGKVQVKEGIVAGDKIVVEGVGKLKAGAKVREAGKPADDDKAP